One window of Mesorhizobium sp. PAMC28654 genomic DNA carries:
- a CDS encoding porin: MNIKSLLLGSAAALIAVSGARAADAVVVAEPEPAEYVKICDVYGAGYFYIPGTETCLRIGGYVRYEIAGGDIGSLDGARTEDRLNGKEQGTWFKNARFALKTWTNQETELGTLKTYTETRINFGNQNNDHHHTNDNSDSDDNYAYNKGISLNFAWIQLGGLRVGKDESAFNTFIGYAGNVINDTLVPYGGFDTNVVQYYFDAGNGLSAVVSLEEGSGEGTSIDSYVPFVVGGVKYTQGWGSIAAVAAYDSTWEEYSGKIRLDVNATSQLSLFAMVGYGSDTNIDRSFYKLWGGNWAIWGGATYKFNEKASFNAQVSYDEDKNLGVAANIAYDIVPGFTVTAEVDYVNAGSFPASNWTSSSEKSSIGGILRFQRSF, encoded by the coding sequence ATGAACATCAAGAGCCTTCTCCTCGGCTCCGCTGCGGCCCTGATCGCAGTATCCGGTGCGCGCGCCGCCGACGCCGTCGTCGTCGCCGAGCCGGAACCCGCTGAATACGTCAAGATCTGCGACGTCTACGGCGCTGGCTACTTCTACATCCCCGGCACCGAAACCTGCCTGCGCATCGGCGGCTATGTCCGTTACGAAATCGCGGGTGGCGACATCGGCTCGCTTGACGGCGCGCGCACCGAGGACCGTTTAAACGGCAAGGAGCAGGGCACATGGTTCAAAAACGCCCGCTTCGCTCTTAAGACCTGGACCAATCAGGAAACTGAGCTCGGCACGTTGAAGACCTACACCGAAACCCGCATCAATTTCGGTAACCAGAACAATGACCATCACCACACAAATGATAACAGCGACAGCGACGACAACTATGCCTATAACAAGGGCATCTCGCTGAATTTCGCCTGGATTCAGCTCGGTGGTCTTCGTGTCGGTAAAGACGAATCGGCCTTCAATACATTCATCGGCTACGCCGGCAATGTCATCAACGATACGCTGGTTCCTTATGGTGGCTTCGACACCAACGTCGTCCAGTACTATTTCGACGCAGGCAATGGCCTCTCGGCGGTAGTTTCGCTTGAAGAAGGTTCGGGCGAGGGTACTTCGATCGACAGCTATGTTCCGTTTGTTGTCGGTGGCGTGAAGTATACGCAGGGCTGGGGCTCGATCGCTGCGGTCGCTGCTTATGATAGCACGTGGGAAGAATATTCCGGCAAGATTCGCTTGGACGTGAATGCTACCAGCCAGCTGTCCTTGTTTGCGATGGTCGGTTATGGCTCCGACACAAACATCGACCGCAGCTTCTACAAGTTGTGGGGCGGAAACTGGGCAATTTGGGGTGGTGCAACCTACAAGTTTAACGAGAAGGCCTCGTTCAATGCTCAGGTTTCGTATGATGAAGATAAGAACCTCGGCGTCGCGGCTAACATTGCTTACGACATAGTTCCTGGCTTCACGGTCACGGCCGAAGTTGACTATGTCAACGCAGGCAGCTTCCCGGCTTCCAACTGGACCAGTTCCAGCGAAAAGAGCAGCATCGGCGGCATCCTCCGCTTCCAGCGCTCTTTCTAA
- a CDS encoding porin, which produces MNIKSLLLGSAAALIAVSGARAADAVVVAEPEPAEYVKICDVYGAGYFYIPGTETCLRIGGYIRYEVGAGDVGSFDGAKTFDQRDTHNGVANDQGTYWKHVRFTLQTYTGQETELGTLKTYTQTRFNFGNSNGYGTEYGGNPLGDSGVSLNFAWIQLGGLRVGRDDSAFDEFIGYAGNVINDTIVPYGGFNTDVVQYYFDAGNGFSAVVSLEGGSGSAFATPGGFQQGSDGNFGATGSDSIDSYVPFVVGGVKYTQGWGAITAVGAYDSTFEEWTGKARVDVNVSSALSLFLMAGYGTDKNIDRNFYKQWGGNWAVWGGGTYKFNEKTSFNIQASADDDKNYGVAANVAYNIVPGFTVTAEVDYNHDGKFNSGDYNRNWVNADKVNSIGGLLRFQRSF; this is translated from the coding sequence ATGAACATTAAGAGCCTTCTCCTCGGCTCCGCTGCGGCCCTGATCGCAGTATCCGGTGCGCGCGCCGCCGACGCCGTCGTCGTCGCCGAGCCGGAACCCGCTGAATACGTCAAGATCTGCGACGTCTACGGCGCTGGCTACTTCTACATCCCCGGCACCGAAACCTGCCTGCGCATCGGCGGATACATCCGCTACGAAGTGGGTGCCGGCGACGTCGGCTCGTTTGACGGCGCGAAGACCTTCGATCAGCGCGATACCCACAATGGCGTGGCCAACGACCAGGGCACGTATTGGAAGCACGTCCGCTTCACGCTTCAGACCTATACCGGCCAAGAGACCGAGCTTGGCACCTTGAAGACCTACACGCAGACCCGCTTCAATTTTGGCAATAGCAACGGTTACGGCACAGAATACGGCGGCAATCCTCTTGGCGACTCGGGTGTCAGCCTGAACTTCGCCTGGATCCAGCTCGGTGGCCTGCGCGTCGGCCGCGACGACTCGGCCTTCGATGAATTCATCGGCTACGCTGGCAACGTCATCAACGATACGATCGTTCCTTACGGCGGCTTCAACACCGACGTTGTCCAGTACTACTTCGACGCAGGCAACGGCTTCTCGGCCGTGGTGTCGTTGGAAGGTGGTTCCGGCAGTGCTTTCGCTACGCCCGGCGGTTTCCAGCAGGGTTCGGACGGCAACTTCGGCGCTACAGGCAGCGATTCGATCGACAGCTACGTTCCGTTCGTTGTCGGCGGCGTGAAATACACGCAGGGCTGGGGTGCGATCACCGCTGTCGGCGCGTATGACAGCACCTTTGAAGAGTGGACTGGCAAGGCCCGCGTGGACGTGAATGTCTCCAGCGCGCTGTCGCTGTTCTTGATGGCCGGTTACGGCACCGACAAGAACATCGACCGTAACTTCTACAAGCAGTGGGGCGGTAACTGGGCTGTCTGGGGTGGCGGCACCTACAAGTTCAACGAGAAGACCTCGTTCAACATCCAGGCGTCGGCTGACGACGACAAGAACTACGGTGTCGCGGCGAACGTTGCCTACAACATCGTTCCCGGCTTCACGGTCACGGCCGAAGTTGACTACAACCACGACGGCAAGTTTAACAGCGGCGACTACAATCGCAACTGGGTCAACGCCGACAAGGTCAACAGCATCGGCGGCCTGCTCCGCTTCCAGCGCTCGTTCTAA
- a CDS encoding tetratricopeptide repeat-containing sulfotransferase family protein yields the protein MNNRLPPAWSKHLRTQPAPRTSPSQAKPPSRAEADDMLLQQANDLQQVKRFAEARELCLRVLERTPNHPLALYVMGTLALGSDDEMALRYFARAVGEKPRNPYYHLGLGEAYTLLGEYSLAISHMQYALEVKPDLVEVLCALGRAYVRFDKAELALPLYEKALDIDRDHPKVRTGLAGALTSLGRMDEARVFLKEAIKRRVAMPAAYNDLVHTRKFTEEPDELASILRELGDPRLDPNGAESLHHAAGKVLNDLRRYEDAMDHFKKANQVAGHKFDLETYRRWVDATIQVFSPEMLAARAGYGDPSEVPVFVVGMPRSGTTLTEQICASHPDVHGVGELEKLRRTANAIGITKPSAQALRQSVMSITADSSRALAKEHLSYLRERAPAALRIVDKMPHNFMVIGLIGILFPNARIIHCRRDAIDNCVSCFTMMFHQAHSYNVDLRTLGLYYREYDRLMRHWHKVFPGRIFESRYETLVADQEGQSRRLIDHLGLPWDDACLRFFDRDGSVNTPSRWQVRQPIYASSVKRWKNYESSIQPLIQSLGNLAEI from the coding sequence ATGAATAATCGACTGCCGCCTGCCTGGTCCAAGCACTTACGAACTCAGCCCGCGCCAAGGACCTCGCCTTCGCAAGCCAAACCACCATCGCGCGCCGAGGCAGACGATATGTTGCTGCAGCAGGCGAACGACCTGCAACAGGTCAAGCGGTTTGCCGAGGCTCGGGAACTGTGTTTGCGCGTGCTGGAACGGACGCCCAACCATCCGTTGGCCCTGTACGTCATGGGCACGCTCGCCCTTGGCAGTGACGACGAAATGGCGTTGCGTTATTTCGCGCGGGCGGTCGGCGAAAAACCTCGAAACCCCTATTACCACCTTGGTCTGGGCGAAGCCTATACGCTGCTCGGCGAATATTCGCTCGCGATCAGCCATATGCAATATGCCCTGGAAGTGAAGCCTGATCTGGTGGAAGTGCTTTGCGCGCTAGGGCGCGCTTACGTCCGGTTTGACAAGGCTGAACTGGCTTTGCCGCTTTATGAGAAAGCGCTCGACATCGACCGCGATCATCCCAAGGTTCGCACCGGTCTGGCCGGCGCGCTCACCAGCCTCGGTCGGATGGATGAAGCCAGGGTCTTTCTGAAAGAAGCGATCAAGCGCCGCGTTGCAATGCCGGCTGCCTACAATGATCTTGTCCACACACGGAAATTCACCGAAGAGCCGGACGAACTCGCATCCATCCTGAGGGAACTTGGCGACCCACGGCTTGACCCGAACGGCGCGGAGAGCCTCCATCATGCCGCCGGCAAGGTGCTGAACGATCTTCGGCGCTATGAAGACGCCATGGATCATTTCAAGAAAGCCAATCAAGTGGCGGGCCACAAGTTCGATCTGGAAACCTACCGCCGTTGGGTCGACGCCACGATCCAGGTCTTCAGCCCGGAAATGCTGGCTGCCAGGGCTGGCTATGGGGATCCGTCCGAAGTGCCTGTATTTGTTGTCGGGATGCCCCGCTCGGGCACCACCTTGACGGAGCAGATTTGCGCGAGCCATCCCGATGTTCATGGCGTCGGCGAGCTTGAGAAGCTGCGGCGAACCGCGAATGCGATCGGCATCACAAAACCTTCGGCGCAAGCGTTGCGCCAATCGGTCATGTCGATCACCGCCGACTCGTCCAGGGCGCTGGCCAAGGAGCATCTGTCCTACTTGCGCGAGCGGGCGCCTGCCGCGCTTCGCATCGTCGACAAGATGCCCCACAATTTCATGGTGATCGGCCTTATCGGAATCCTCTTTCCCAACGCGCGCATCATTCACTGCCGCCGCGATGCGATCGACAATTGTGTCTCGTGCTTTACCATGATGTTCCATCAGGCACACAGCTACAATGTTGATCTACGGACGCTCGGGCTTTACTACCGCGAATATGATCGCCTGATGCGGCATTGGCACAAGGTTTTTCCCGGCCGCATTTTCGAAAGTCGCTACGAAACCCTGGTCGCGGACCAGGAGGGGCAATCGCGTCGTCTAATCGATCATCTTGGGTTGCCATGGGATGATGCCTGCCTGCGCTTTTTCGACAGGGATGGTTCAGTCAACACACCCAGCAGATGGCAGGTGAGGCAGCCGATCTATGCATCGTCCGTCAAGCGCTGGAAAAATTATGAGAGCTCGATCCAGCCACTGATCCAGTCTTTGGGTAATCTCGCAGAAATCTGA
- a CDS encoding tetratricopeptide repeat-containing sulfotransferase family protein, with translation MNNRLPPAWSKHLKAPGPKASPLPKAKPIPVPPVRSDDMLLRMALELQQAKKLSEAQELCLRVLARTPNHPLALYILGTLTLNHDDEMSLRYFARAVGEEPRNPYFHLSLGEAYLKVSEYSPAIRHMQHALELKPDLVEALCALGLAYIGFGKPELALRPYEKALEINRDHPRVRAGLANALTSLGRMEEATVYLKEAVERRIAMPAAYNDLVQTRKFTEEPAELASILIELRNPKLDPDGAQQLHHAAGKVLNDLQRYEDAMYHFKKAKQAAGYKFDLEFYRRWVDSMIDIFSPEMLAARAGYGSPSEVPVFVLGMPRSGTTLTEQICASHPDVHGAGELSKLSRTANALGFLNRPAEDLRQSIMSITPDLSRTLAEAHMSYLSERAPGALRVIDKRPHNFELIGLIGLLFPNARIIHCRRDAIDNCVSCFALNFTESHGYNSDLSTLGLYYREYDRLMRHWDRVFPGRIFESSYETLAGDQEAQSRRLVDYLGLPWDNACLRFFDKDGSVNTFSRWQVRQPIYTSSVKRWKNYESEIQPLIQSLGDLAETKNESRLEHPLTR, from the coding sequence ATGAACAATCGACTGCCGCCCGCCTGGTCCAAGCATTTGAAAGCTCCCGGACCAAAGGCGTCGCCCTTGCCGAAGGCGAAACCCATACCGGTGCCGCCAGTGCGGAGCGACGACATGCTCCTGCGGATGGCGCTCGAACTGCAGCAAGCGAAGAAGTTGTCGGAGGCCCAGGAACTGTGCCTTCGTGTGCTGGCCCGAACGCCTAATCATCCGCTCGCCCTGTATATCCTCGGCACGTTGACCCTTAACCACGACGACGAAATGTCTTTGCGATATTTCGCGCGCGCCGTCGGCGAGGAGCCTCGCAACCCCTATTTCCACCTTAGCCTGGGGGAAGCCTATCTGAAGGTCAGCGAGTATTCGCCTGCAATCAGGCATATGCAGCATGCCCTCGAATTGAAGCCAGACCTGGTTGAAGCCCTTTGTGCGTTGGGGCTTGCTTATATCGGGTTCGGCAAGCCTGAATTGGCTTTGCGGCCATACGAGAAAGCGCTTGAGATCAACCGCGATCATCCTCGGGTTAGGGCGGGTCTGGCCAACGCGCTCACCAGCCTCGGTCGCATGGAGGAAGCTACGGTCTACTTGAAAGAGGCGGTCGAACGTCGCATCGCAATGCCGGCCGCTTACAACGATCTCGTCCAGACGCGCAAATTTACCGAAGAGCCGGCCGAACTTGCATCCATTCTGATTGAACTCCGCAATCCAAAGCTTGATCCGGACGGTGCCCAGCAACTCCATCATGCCGCCGGCAAGGTCTTAAACGACCTCCAGCGTTATGAAGATGCGATGTATCATTTCAAGAAGGCGAAACAGGCAGCAGGCTACAAGTTCGATCTGGAATTCTACCGCCGTTGGGTCGATTCCATGATCGACATCTTCAGTCCGGAAATGTTGGCTGCCAGAGCTGGCTATGGAAGTCCGTCTGAAGTGCCGGTGTTTGTATTGGGCATGCCCCGCTCGGGAACGACGCTGACCGAGCAGATCTGCGCGAGCCACCCGGATGTTCATGGCGCAGGCGAACTCAGCAAGCTGAGCCGAACCGCAAATGCACTCGGGTTCCTGAACCGTCCGGCGGAAGACTTGCGGCAATCAATCATGTCAATCACTCCCGACTTGTCCAGGACGCTGGCCGAAGCGCACATGTCCTACCTAAGTGAGAGGGCGCCAGGCGCGCTCCGCGTCATCGACAAGAGGCCTCACAATTTCGAACTGATCGGTCTGATCGGCCTTCTCTTTCCCAATGCGCGCATCATTCATTGCCGGCGCGATGCTATCGACAATTGCGTCTCCTGCTTTGCACTGAATTTCACCGAATCACATGGCTACAACAGCGACCTGTCGACACTCGGACTTTACTATCGCGAATATGATCGCCTGATGCGTCACTGGGACAGGGTTTTCCCGGGCCGTATTTTTGAAAGCAGCTACGAGACGCTGGCTGGCGATCAGGAGGCACAATCGCGTCGCCTAGTCGATTATCTTGGACTGCCTTGGGACAACGCCTGCCTGCGCTTTTTCGACAAGGATGGTTCGGTCAACACGTTCAGCCGCTGGCAGGTTAGGCAACCGATCTACACGTCGTCCGTCAAGCGCTGGAAAAATTATGAAAGCGAGATTCAGCCGCTGATCCAGTCGCTGGGCGACCTTGCCGAAACCAAGAACGAGTCCCGATTAGAGCATCCGCTGACAAGATGA
- a CDS encoding pyridoxal phosphate-dependent aminotransferase, with translation MRQRPPLTPLVGALPSTVPFVGPEAQERDRGRPFRARIGANESSFGPSPKVIARMAGIAGDMWMYCDPDNHDLKVAVAAHLGVKAENVVVGEGIDGLLSLVARMYVAPGDAVVTSLGAYPTFNFHVAGVGGRLVTVPYKNDHEDLGGLLDAVVKEKAPLVYLSNPDNPMGSWWEAAEITRFIEALPETTMLVLDEAYGELGPASALPPIDVSRPNIVRMRTFSKAYGLAGIRCGYAVAEVEVISDFEKIRNHYGVSRMAQIAGVEALADQAWLESVVGRVDAGRRRIAEIAEANGLKPLPSATNFVTIDCGHDGAFALKVLQALLSRDVFIRKPTAPGLDHCIRVSVGLDHELDIFAEELPGALAAARGN, from the coding sequence ATGCGCCAGCGCCCTCCCCTCACGCCGCTTGTCGGCGCGCTTCCCTCTACAGTGCCATTCGTCGGCCCGGAGGCGCAGGAGCGTGATCGCGGCCGACCGTTCCGCGCCCGCATCGGCGCCAATGAGAGCAGTTTCGGTCCCTCGCCGAAGGTCATCGCCCGCATGGCTGGGATCGCCGGGGATATGTGGATGTATTGCGACCCGGACAACCACGATTTGAAGGTCGCCGTTGCCGCGCATCTTGGCGTGAAAGCCGAGAACGTGGTGGTCGGCGAAGGCATTGACGGACTGCTCAGCCTGGTGGCGCGCATGTATGTAGCGCCCGGCGACGCGGTGGTGACCTCGCTCGGCGCCTATCCAACCTTCAACTTCCATGTCGCGGGCGTTGGTGGCCGCCTGGTCACGGTTCCCTACAAGAACGATCATGAGGATCTGGGCGGCCTGCTCGACGCGGTCGTCAAGGAGAAGGCGCCGCTGGTCTATCTGTCCAACCCGGATAACCCAATGGGGAGTTGGTGGGAAGCGGCCGAGATCACCCGCTTCATCGAAGCCTTGCCGGAGACCACCATGCTGGTGCTGGACGAGGCCTATGGCGAGTTGGGACCGGCATCAGCGCTGCCGCCGATCGACGTGTCGCGGCCGAATATCGTGCGCATGCGCACCTTTTCCAAGGCTTACGGACTTGCCGGCATACGCTGCGGCTATGCGGTGGCCGAGGTCGAGGTGATCAGCGATTTCGAGAAGATCCGCAACCATTATGGTGTCAGCCGCATGGCGCAGATCGCCGGCGTCGAGGCGCTTGCCGACCAGGCCTGGCTGGAGAGCGTGGTCGGCCGGGTTGATGCGGGTCGCCGGCGCATTGCTGAGATAGCCGAGGCGAACGGGCTGAAGCCGCTGCCGTCGGCGACCAATTTCGTCACCATCGACTGCGGCCACGACGGCGCCTTCGCACTGAAAGTGTTGCAGGCGCTGTTGTCGCGCGACGTGTTCATCCGCAAGCCGACGGCGCCGGGGCTCGACCACTGCATCCGCGTCAGTGTCGGCCTTGATCATGAACTCGACATCTTTGCCGAGGAATTGCCCGGCGCGCTCGCCGCGGCGCGAGGCAACTAG
- a CDS encoding bifunctional helix-turn-helix transcriptional regulator/GNAT family N-acetyltransferase: MLDERNALVADIRHFNRFYTRTVGLLDETLTQSAFTLTEARVLFELGHRNRPATPEAAGEQGFLVEAFHLEMGPTASDIARQLRVDAAYLTRILRKFGGEGLTETRTDPADKRRRILSLTARGEAALSGLQAAADRDTARLIEELPDHRLHELGGALRKAAELLGDPARESPGGTPKVTLRPHRIGDVGWVVQRQARLYAEEYGWSIDFEALLAEIGADFIRDFLPGRDFCWIAERGDQPVGAVFLVHLDDKVAKLRMLHVEAAARGMGIGKRLVEQCVNQARTSGYSRLMLWTNDILVAARAIYDRAGFKLVSEERHHSFGKDLVGQTWELDL, translated from the coding sequence ATGTTGGATGAACGCAACGCATTGGTGGCTGATATCAGGCACTTCAATCGCTTCTACACGCGCACTGTCGGGCTTCTCGACGAGACGCTGACACAAAGCGCATTCACCTTGACCGAGGCGCGGGTGCTTTTCGAGCTTGGCCATCGCAATCGTCCCGCGACTCCTGAAGCCGCGGGGGAGCAGGGTTTTCTTGTCGAGGCTTTCCATCTCGAGATGGGTCCGACTGCGTCCGATATCGCCAGGCAGCTGCGCGTCGATGCGGCCTATCTGACGCGAATTCTGCGCAAATTCGGTGGCGAGGGCCTGACCGAGACTCGAACCGATCCGGCCGACAAGCGCCGGCGGATTCTGTCGCTGACGGCAAGAGGCGAGGCTGCTCTTTCAGGGCTTCAGGCAGCGGCGGATCGCGATACGGCGCGGCTGATCGAGGAACTGCCTGATCACAGGCTGCACGAGCTGGGCGGCGCGTTGCGCAAGGCGGCGGAATTGCTGGGTGATCCAGCGCGGGAAAGCCCTGGTGGAACGCCAAAAGTGACCTTGCGGCCGCACCGTATCGGCGATGTCGGCTGGGTCGTACAGCGGCAGGCCCGGCTCTATGCCGAGGAATATGGCTGGAGCATCGATTTCGAGGCCTTGCTCGCCGAAATCGGCGCCGATTTCATCCGCGACTTTTTGCCCGGCCGCGATTTCTGCTGGATCGCCGAACGCGGCGACCAGCCCGTCGGCGCCGTGTTCCTGGTTCATCTCGATGACAAGGTCGCGAAATTGCGCATGCTGCATGTCGAGGCGGCGGCACGCGGCATGGGAATCGGCAAACGGCTGGTCGAACAATGCGTCAACCAGGCCCGGACCTCCGGCTACAGTCGGCTTATGCTGTGGACGAACGACATTCTCGTCGCGGCGCGCGCGATCTATGATCGCGCCGGCTTCAAGCTGGTCAGCGAGGAACGCCACCACAGTTTCGGCAAGGATCTGGTTGGCCAGACCTGGGAACTGGATCTCTGA
- a CDS encoding acylphosphatase gives MAGHQREIRVRVQGDVQGVGFRLWARGEATGLGLAGWVRNESDGAVTARIAGLDEAVSTMIERLWKGPPGASVSRVDVEELAPPGNALVGFRIVA, from the coding sequence ATGGCTGGTCATCAAAGGGAAATCCGAGTGCGCGTCCAAGGCGATGTGCAAGGCGTCGGTTTCAGGCTCTGGGCTCGTGGCGAGGCCACAGGCCTTGGTCTTGCGGGCTGGGTTCGCAATGAATCGGACGGGGCGGTCACGGCTCGGATTGCAGGCCTCGATGAAGCGGTCTCGACGATGATCGAGCGCCTCTGGAAGGGGCCGCCCGGCGCTTCGGTTTCCAGGGTCGACGTCGAGGAGCTCGCACCACCAGGAAACGCTCTTGTTGGATTCAGGATCGTTGCATGA
- a CDS encoding TetR/AcrR family transcriptional regulator, producing MARTTGSDGEKTEAAIREAAINLIARLGYEAMSMRQLAAEVGVQAAALYRYFPTKEDLLFTLMREHMEGLTAAWDAARPASADPASRLSAYVRNHIAFHIERRHATHVSNMELRSLSPERLTQILKQRATYEKELRAILRDGVDAGVFTVEDTGLTAMALIQMMTGVIVWFRPGERLSITEVTATYLSMTMRLVGARIDTYSAARPFGRTKDAVAL from the coding sequence ATGGCACGCACCACCGGATCCGATGGCGAAAAGACCGAAGCGGCGATCCGCGAGGCGGCGATCAACCTGATCGCGCGCCTCGGCTACGAAGCGATGTCGATGCGCCAGCTTGCCGCCGAGGTCGGCGTGCAGGCGGCGGCGCTCTACCGCTATTTTCCGACCAAGGAGGATCTTCTGTTCACGCTGATGCGCGAGCATATGGAGGGGCTGACCGCCGCATGGGACGCTGCACGCCCTGCCTCCGCCGATCCTGCTTCGCGCCTCTCAGCTTACGTTCGCAATCACATCGCTTTCCATATTGAGCGCCGCCACGCCACGCATGTCTCGAACATGGAGCTGCGCAGCCTGTCGCCCGAAAGGCTGACGCAGATCCTCAAGCAGCGCGCGACTTACGAAAAGGAGCTGCGCGCCATCCTGCGCGACGGTGTCGATGCAGGCGTCTTCACCGTCGAGGACACCGGCCTCACCGCCATGGCGCTGATCCAGATGATGACCGGGGTCATCGTCTGGTTCCGGCCGGGCGAGCGGCTGTCGATCACTGAAGTAACGGCGACATATCTTTCGATGACAATGCGCCTGGTAGGCGCGCGGATCGACACCTACAGCGCCGCGCGTCCATTCGGACGCACAAAGGACGCTGTAGCACTTTAA
- a CDS encoding isovaleryl-CoA dehydrogenase, whose translation MYTNTLSFGHDEDIEALRDLVRRFAQDRIAPIAAEIDRSNEFPAHLWRELGALGLLGITADPDFGGTGMGYLAHVIAVEEISRASASVGLSYGAHSNLCVNQINRWATPAQKEKFLPPLCSGERVGALAMSESGAGSDVVSLKLRAEKRNDRYVLNGTKMWITNGPDAETLVVYAKTDPERKSRGITAFIVEKAMAGFSVAQKLDKLGMRGSNTGELVFENVEVPFDNVLHEEGRGVEVLMSGLDYERTVLAGGPIGLMAACLDVAIPYVHERKQFGQPIGEFQLVQGKLADMYTTMNAARAYVYAVASACDRGQTTRKDSAGCVLFAAEKATQMALDALQLLGGNGYINDYPTGRLLRDAKLYEIGAGTSEIRRWLIGREIMAEGV comes from the coding sequence ATGTACACGAACACGCTCAGCTTCGGGCATGACGAGGATATAGAGGCGCTGCGCGACCTCGTGCGGCGCTTCGCGCAGGACAGGATCGCGCCGATCGCCGCCGAGATCGATCGCTCGAACGAATTCCCCGCGCATCTGTGGCGTGAGCTTGGCGCGCTCGGGCTGCTCGGCATAACAGCCGATCCAGATTTCGGCGGGACGGGCATGGGCTATCTCGCTCATGTCATCGCGGTTGAGGAAATCTCGCGCGCGTCGGCCTCGGTCGGCCTCTCCTACGGCGCCCATTCCAACCTCTGCGTCAACCAGATCAACCGCTGGGCGACACCGGCGCAGAAGGAGAAATTCCTGCCGCCGCTGTGCTCGGGCGAACGCGTCGGCGCGTTGGCCATGTCGGAATCCGGTGCCGGCTCGGACGTTGTCTCGCTCAAGCTGCGCGCCGAAAAGCGCAATGATCGCTATGTGCTCAACGGCACCAAGATGTGGATCACCAACGGCCCGGACGCCGAAACGCTGGTGGTCTACGCCAAGACCGATCCGGAGCGGAAATCGCGCGGCATCACCGCCTTCATCGTCGAAAAGGCCATGGCCGGATTTTCCGTCGCCCAGAAACTCGACAAGCTCGGCATGCGCGGCTCCAACACCGGCGAACTGGTGTTCGAGAATGTCGAAGTGCCCTTCGACAACGTCCTGCACGAAGAAGGGCGCGGCGTCGAAGTGCTTATGTCGGGGCTCGACTATGAGCGCACCGTGCTCGCCGGCGGCCCGATCGGGCTGATGGCGGCGTGCCTCGACGTGGCGATCCCCTATGTGCATGAGCGCAAGCAGTTCGGCCAGCCGATCGGCGAGTTCCAGCTGGTGCAAGGCAAGCTCGCCGACATGTACACGACGATGAATGCCGCGCGTGCCTATGTCTATGCGGTAGCCTCTGCGTGCGACCGCGGCCAGACGACGCGCAAGGACTCCGCCGGCTGCGTGCTGTTCGCCGCCGAAAAAGCGACGCAGATGGCGCTCGACGCGCTGCAACTGCTGGGCGGCAATGGCTACATCAACGACTATCCGACCGGCCGGTTGTTGCGCGACGCCAAACTCTACGAGATCGGCGCCGGCACCAGCGAAATCCGTCGCTGGCTGATTGGTCGCGAGATCATGGCGGAGGGGGTGTAG